One genomic window of Magnolia sinica isolate HGM2019 chromosome 3, MsV1, whole genome shotgun sequence includes the following:
- the LOC131239433 gene encoding ACT domain-containing protein ACR4-like isoform X2: MMLVRMQPLFSVKKHGILLEVVQFLIDLNLIITKAYISSDGGWFMGVFNVTDHDGKKLEDEGIISYIKKSIETEACFLPPLRSSVGVTPSKEHTSIELTGTDRPGLLSEVCAVLADLRCNVVNAEVWTHNARAAAVVHITDESTGRAIEDPSRLSKIKELLCNVLRGNNDQRAAKMTVSMGVTHTERRLHQMMFDDRDYERGGPSRAEDKSSSRPHVALLDCFEKDYTVATMRSKDRPKLLFDTVCTLTDMQYMVFHGTVDTGRTEAYQEYYIRHINGLPIISEAERQRVTQCLEAAIERRASEGLELELCTDDRVGLLSDITRIFRENGLCITRAEISTKGGKAIDNFYVMDASGIPVDSKTIDSICRQIGRTTLRVKQNPFFSPEPPKETSVGFLFGSFFKPLSFQKFRLIRSYS, encoded by the exons ATTATAACCAAAGCATACATATCTTCAGATGGGGGATGGTTCATGGGTG TGTTTAATGTGACTGATCATGATGGCAAGAAACTcgaagatgaagggatcatcagttATATAAAAAAA TCTATTGAAACGGAAGCCTGCTTCCTACCCCCATTGAGGAGTTCTGTCGGTGTGACGCCTTCCAAAGAGCATACTTCTATTGAGCTAACAGGCACCGACCGACCCGGTTTATTATCCGAAGTGTGTGCTGTACTCGCTGACCTCAGATGCAATGTCGTGAATGCGGAAGTTTGGACACATAATGCCCGAGCCGCAGCAGTAGTCCACATCACTGATGAATCAACGGGCCGTGCAATCGAAGACCCAAGTCGGCTTTCAAAGATCAAGGAGCTATTGTGCAATGTACTTAGAGGGAACAACGATCAGAGAGCTGCGAAGATGACGGTTTCCATGGGGGTGACCCATACAGAGAGGAGGCTGCATCAGATGATGTTTGATGATAGGGATTACGAAAGAGGCGGACCATCAAGGGCTGAGGATAAGAGCTCATCCAGACCTCATGTAGCTCTGTTGGATTGTTTCGAAAAGGATTATACTGTTGCTACTATGAGGTCGAAGGATCGGCCAAAGCTTCTGTTTGATACTGTTTGTACCTTGACGGATATGCAGTACATGGTGTTTCATGGGACTGTTGACACGGGAAGGACGGAAGCTTACCAG GAATACTATATCAGACACATCAACGGGCTCCCTATCATCTCGGAAGCTGAGCGGCAACGCGTGACCCAGTGCCTTGAAGCAGCAATCGAGAGGCGGGCCTCTGAG GGACTAGAGCTAGAATTATGCACGGATGATCGAGTCGGGCTTCTTTCAGACATCACAAGGATATTCCGGGAGAATGGTTTATGCATCACAAGAGCAGAAATCTCAACAAAGGGTGGCAAAGCAATAGACAACTTCTATGTTATGGATGCGTCTGGTATCCCCGTCGATTCCAAGACCATCGATTCAATCTGCAGGCAGATTGGCCGAACGACCCTGCGAGTGAAACAGAACCCGTTCTTCTCTCCCGAACCTCCCAAAGAAACATCAGTTGGGTTCCTCTTCGGAAGCTTTTTTAAACCCCTCTCATTTCAGAAGTTCAGATTGATTCGATCATATTCCTGA
- the LOC131239433 gene encoding ACT domain-containing protein ACR4-like isoform X4, which produces MGDGSWVSIETEACFLPPLRSSVGVTPSKEHTSIELTGTDRPGLLSEVCAVLADLRCNVVNAEVWTHNARAAAVVHITDESTGRAIEDPSRLSKIKELLCNVLRGNNDQRAAKMTVSMGVTHTERRLHQMMFDDRDYERGGPSRAEDKSSSRPHVALLDCFEKDYTVATMRSKDRPKLLFDTVCTLTDMQYMVFHGTVDTGRTEAYQEYYIRHINGLPIISEAERQRVTQCLEAAIERRASEGLELELCTDDRVGLLSDITRIFRENGLCITRAEISTKGGKAIDNFYVMDASGIPVDSKTIDSICRQIGRTTLRVKQNPFFSPEPPKETSVGFLFGSFFKPLSFQKFRLIRSYS; this is translated from the exons ATGGGGGATGGTTCATGGGTG TCTATTGAAACGGAAGCCTGCTTCCTACCCCCATTGAGGAGTTCTGTCGGTGTGACGCCTTCCAAAGAGCATACTTCTATTGAGCTAACAGGCACCGACCGACCCGGTTTATTATCCGAAGTGTGTGCTGTACTCGCTGACCTCAGATGCAATGTCGTGAATGCGGAAGTTTGGACACATAATGCCCGAGCCGCAGCAGTAGTCCACATCACTGATGAATCAACGGGCCGTGCAATCGAAGACCCAAGTCGGCTTTCAAAGATCAAGGAGCTATTGTGCAATGTACTTAGAGGGAACAACGATCAGAGAGCTGCGAAGATGACGGTTTCCATGGGGGTGACCCATACAGAGAGGAGGCTGCATCAGATGATGTTTGATGATAGGGATTACGAAAGAGGCGGACCATCAAGGGCTGAGGATAAGAGCTCATCCAGACCTCATGTAGCTCTGTTGGATTGTTTCGAAAAGGATTATACTGTTGCTACTATGAGGTCGAAGGATCGGCCAAAGCTTCTGTTTGATACTGTTTGTACCTTGACGGATATGCAGTACATGGTGTTTCATGGGACTGTTGACACGGGAAGGACGGAAGCTTACCAG GAATACTATATCAGACACATCAACGGGCTCCCTATCATCTCGGAAGCTGAGCGGCAACGCGTGACCCAGTGCCTTGAAGCAGCAATCGAGAGGCGGGCCTCTGAG GGACTAGAGCTAGAATTATGCACGGATGATCGAGTCGGGCTTCTTTCAGACATCACAAGGATATTCCGGGAGAATGGTTTATGCATCACAAGAGCAGAAATCTCAACAAAGGGTGGCAAAGCAATAGACAACTTCTATGTTATGGATGCGTCTGGTATCCCCGTCGATTCCAAGACCATCGATTCAATCTGCAGGCAGATTGGCCGAACGACCCTGCGAGTGAAACAGAACCCGTTCTTCTCTCCCGAACCTCCCAAAGAAACATCAGTTGGGTTCCTCTTCGGAAGCTTTTTTAAACCCCTCTCATTTCAGAAGTTCAGATTGATTCGATCATATTCCTGA
- the LOC131239433 gene encoding ACT domain-containing protein ACR4-like isoform X3 has product MGVFNVTDHDGKKLEDEGIISYIKKSIETEACFLPPLRSSVGVTPSKEHTSIELTGTDRPGLLSEVCAVLADLRCNVVNAEVWTHNARAAAVVHITDESTGRAIEDPSRLSKIKELLCNVLRGNNDQRAAKMTVSMGVTHTERRLHQMMFDDRDYERGGPSRAEDKSSSRPHVALLDCFEKDYTVATMRSKDRPKLLFDTVCTLTDMQYMVFHGTVDTGRTEAYQEYYIRHINGLPIISEAERQRVTQCLEAAIERRASEGLELELCTDDRVGLLSDITRIFRENGLCITRAEISTKGGKAIDNFYVMDASGIPVDSKTIDSICRQIGRTTLRVKQNPFFSPEPPKETSVGFLFGSFFKPLSFQKFRLIRSYS; this is encoded by the exons ATGGGTG TGTTTAATGTGACTGATCATGATGGCAAGAAACTcgaagatgaagggatcatcagttATATAAAAAAA TCTATTGAAACGGAAGCCTGCTTCCTACCCCCATTGAGGAGTTCTGTCGGTGTGACGCCTTCCAAAGAGCATACTTCTATTGAGCTAACAGGCACCGACCGACCCGGTTTATTATCCGAAGTGTGTGCTGTACTCGCTGACCTCAGATGCAATGTCGTGAATGCGGAAGTTTGGACACATAATGCCCGAGCCGCAGCAGTAGTCCACATCACTGATGAATCAACGGGCCGTGCAATCGAAGACCCAAGTCGGCTTTCAAAGATCAAGGAGCTATTGTGCAATGTACTTAGAGGGAACAACGATCAGAGAGCTGCGAAGATGACGGTTTCCATGGGGGTGACCCATACAGAGAGGAGGCTGCATCAGATGATGTTTGATGATAGGGATTACGAAAGAGGCGGACCATCAAGGGCTGAGGATAAGAGCTCATCCAGACCTCATGTAGCTCTGTTGGATTGTTTCGAAAAGGATTATACTGTTGCTACTATGAGGTCGAAGGATCGGCCAAAGCTTCTGTTTGATACTGTTTGTACCTTGACGGATATGCAGTACATGGTGTTTCATGGGACTGTTGACACGGGAAGGACGGAAGCTTACCAG GAATACTATATCAGACACATCAACGGGCTCCCTATCATCTCGGAAGCTGAGCGGCAACGCGTGACCCAGTGCCTTGAAGCAGCAATCGAGAGGCGGGCCTCTGAG GGACTAGAGCTAGAATTATGCACGGATGATCGAGTCGGGCTTCTTTCAGACATCACAAGGATATTCCGGGAGAATGGTTTATGCATCACAAGAGCAGAAATCTCAACAAAGGGTGGCAAAGCAATAGACAACTTCTATGTTATGGATGCGTCTGGTATCCCCGTCGATTCCAAGACCATCGATTCAATCTGCAGGCAGATTGGCCGAACGACCCTGCGAGTGAAACAGAACCCGTTCTTCTCTCCCGAACCTCCCAAAGAAACATCAGTTGGGTTCCTCTTCGGAAGCTTTTTTAAACCCCTCTCATTTCAGAAGTTCAGATTGATTCGATCATATTCCTGA